The window TGAAAAACTCCACTGCTTCCGCCAAAACCTCCAAAAAGCGATCCACTTCCGCCAAAGTGTTGTAGAGATAAACGCTAGCCCGTGCCGTCAATTGCACCTTCAAGTAGCGATGCAACGGCTGCGTGCAGTGGTGGCCGGCCCGGATGGCAATGCCATGCTCATCTAGTAACGTTGACAGATCGTGAGGGTGAATCGCCTCTGCCGAAAAACTGACCAA of the Thermostichus vulcanus str. 'Rupite' genome contains:
- a CDS encoding aminotransferase class V-fold PLP-dependent enzyme; protein product: LVSFSAEAIHPHDLSTLLDEHGIAIRAGHHCTQPLHRYLKVQLTARASVYLYNTLAEVDRFLEVLAEAVEFFSVALS